Proteins encoded in a region of the Triplophysa rosa linkage group LG6, Trosa_1v2, whole genome shotgun sequence genome:
- the tbx15 gene encoding T-box transcription factor TBX15, whose amino-acid sequence MSDRRRSAAALSSRAHAFSVEALIGTNKKRKLRGWEEKELELSMESLASNEQLGDSEDPANCLDIDPDSEASPGSDGEGLAERTSCSFGSPADLTPACDPSPSVSMEEIQVELQCADLWKRFHDIGTEMIITKAGRRMFPAMRVKIVGLDPHQQYYIAMDIVPVDNKRYRYVYHSSKWMVAGNADSPVPPRVYIHPDSLASGDTWMRQVVSFDKLKLTNNELDDQGHIILHSMHKYQPRVHVIRKDFSSELSPTKPVPTGEGVKTFSFPETVFTTVTAYQNQQITRLKIDRNPFAKGFRDSGRNRTGLEAIMETYAFWRPPVRTLTFEDFTNMQKQQGGSTGTSPTTSSTGTPSPSGATHLLSPSCSPPTFHLAPNTFNMGCRESQLCNLGLSEYPACARSNMAALQGYGGLADGSYGRLQTAGGPVASGQGSDSFLPQRTSSLIAAGMQGGVHTSLGAGNSSGGSGGGKMDAYGSQLASFPASQLQYVMQAGANPASGSSAPSGTSPSSAHMFTGSHHHVQQSTYNAFSLHNPYNLYGYNFPASPRLAASPEKPQGGLLCSSSSAGAFAERQYLSNSSMDSMHMIGNHTGSQQGASSCDGRQYGSSTQMSMHMV is encoded by the exons ATGAGTGACAGGAGGCGATCGGCCGCCGCGCTGAGTTCACGAGCTCACGCCTTTTCGGTAGAAGCGCTGATCGGGACGAACAAGAAGCGGAAGCTCCGGGGTTGGGAAGAAAAGGAACTGGAGCTGTCTATGGAGAGCCTCGCGAGCAACGAACAATTGGGAGACAGCGAGGACCCTGCCAATTGTCTGGATATCGATCCGG ATTCGGAGGCCAGCCCGGGTTCTGACGGTGAGGGTCTGGCAGAGAGGACGTCCTGCTCGTTCGGCTCCCCGGCGGACCTGACCCCTGCCTGCGATCCTTCACCCTCAGTCTCTATGGAGGAGATCCAGGTGGAGCTGCAGTGCGCTGATCTGTGGAAACGCTTCCATGACATTGGCACAGAAATGATCATCACAAAGGCAGGAAG GAGAATGTTTCCTGCTATGAGAGTTAAAATCGTAGGACTAGACCCACATCAGCAGTATTACATTGCCATGGACATTGTACCTGTGGACAACAAAAGATACAG GTATGTGTATCACAGCTCAAAGTGGATGGTTGCGGGTAATGCGGATTCCCCAGTGCCTCCCAGGGTCTATATCCACCCGGATTCGCTGGCTTCAGGAGACACCTGGATGAGACAGGTGGTCAGCTTTGACAAACTCAAACTCACCAACAATGAGCTGGATGATCAAGGCCAT ATCATCCTGCACTCCATGCACAAATATCAACCCCGTGTCCATGTGATCCGGAAGGACTTCAGCAGTGAGCTTTCTCCAACAAAACCTGTTCCCACCGGGGAGGGTGTGAAGACTTTCAGCTTTCCAGAGACCGTCTTTACCACAGTTACCGCCTACCAGAACCAACAG ATCACCCGTCTAAAGATCGACCGCAACCCATTTGCCAAAGGTTTCCGGGACTCTGGAAGAAACAG GACCGGGTTGGAGGCTATCATGGAGACGTATGCTTTTTGGAGGCCCCCGGTGAGGACGTTGACGTTTGAGGACTTCACCAACATGCAGAAGCAGCAAG GCGGGAGTACTGGCACCTCTCCCACTACCTCCAGCACGGGCACCCCGTCTCCTTCTGGTGCGACACACCTTCTCTCCCCCTCTTGCTCTCCTCCTACTTTCCATCTGGCCCCCAACACCTTCAATATGGGCTGCAGGGAGAGCCAGTTGTGTAACTTAGGCTTGTCTGAGTACCCGGCTTGCGCCAGAAGCAACATGGCCGCCCTGCAGGGCTATGGAGGGCTGGCCGACGGTTCCTACGGGCGCCTCCAGACAGCAGGAGGCCCTGTAGCCTCGGGCCAGGGCTCAGATTCCTTCTTGCCTCAGAGGACTTCTTCTCTTATCGCTGCAGGGATGCAGGGTGGGGTGCACACCTCGCTGGGCGCTGGAAACAGCAGTGGAGGCAGCGGCGGGGGTAAGATGGATGCATATGGAAGTCAGCTGGCATCTTTTCCTGCGTCGCAACTGCAGTACGTAATGCAAGCAGGGGCAAACCCCGCCTCCGGGTCGTCGGCTCCGTCAGGCACCTCCCCTTCGTCCGCCCACATGTTCACTGGGAGCCATCATCACGTGCAGCAGAGCACATACAACGCTTTTTCCCTTCACAATCCTTACAACCTGTACGGATACAACTTCCCAGCCTCGCCGCGCCTGGCAGCCAGCCCAGAGAAGCCTCAGGGTGGCTTGCTGTGCTCCTCCTCATCGGCCGGAGCATTCGCTGAACGCCAGTACCTGTCCAACAGCAGCATGGACAGTATGCACATGATCGGCAACCACACCGGCAGCCAACAGGGGGCCAGCAGCTGTGATGGACGCCAGTATGGCTCCTCCACTCAGATGTCCATGCACATGGTTTGA